In a genomic window of Longimicrobium sp.:
- a CDS encoding prolipoprotein diacylglyceryl transferase family protein, with protein sequence MTVPRTLPEGLLAALAVVLAAAYALRRAPARGLDAREAYRAWLCAALGGVCGGHALFLLSHGGESWLSFWSGGQSVFGVLAGGALCGGAYLAARRLPVPDYADLSAPAAALGYAVARTGCFLNGDDFGAPAALPWAVRYAPGTEAWAEHAARGWIGADAPASLAVHPVQLYLAAVALGIFLFLHRRTLLRGAAVGIASLAYGAARFTLEPLRDDFIAVAGPFSLPQLLALALAAGGAALLATRTGDAAAPIPAGAAR encoded by the coding sequence ATGACCGTCCCCCGCACCCTTCCCGAGGGCCTGCTCGCGGCCCTGGCGGTGGTGCTCGCCGCGGCGTACGCGCTGCGGAGGGCCCCGGCCCGTGGGCTCGATGCCCGCGAGGCGTACCGCGCGTGGCTGTGCGCCGCGCTGGGCGGAGTGTGCGGGGGGCACGCGCTCTTTCTGCTGTCCCACGGCGGGGAGAGCTGGCTGTCGTTCTGGAGCGGCGGGCAGAGCGTGTTCGGCGTGCTGGCGGGCGGCGCGCTGTGCGGCGGCGCGTACCTGGCCGCCCGCCGCCTGCCGGTGCCGGACTACGCGGACCTCTCCGCCCCGGCGGCGGCGCTGGGCTACGCCGTCGCGCGCACTGGATGCTTCCTGAACGGCGACGACTTCGGCGCGCCCGCCGCGCTCCCCTGGGCGGTTCGCTACGCCCCGGGCACCGAGGCGTGGGCGGAGCACGCCGCGCGCGGGTGGATCGGCGCGGATGCACCGGCATCGCTCGCCGTGCACCCGGTTCAGCTGTACCTGGCCGCCGTGGCTCTCGGCATCTTCCTCTTCCTTCATCGGCGGACGCTCCTGCGCGGCGCGGCGGTGGGGATCGCGTCGCTGGCGTACGGCGCCGCCCGTTTCACCCTGGAGCCGCTGCGCGACGACTTCATCGCCGTCGCAGGCCCCTTTTCCCTTCCGCAGCTCCTCGCGCTGGCACTGGCGGCGGGCGGCGCCGCGCTCCTCGCCACGCGGACGGGTGACGCGGCCGCGCCCATCCCGGCGGGAGCGGCGCGATGA